Genomic window (Chionomys nivalis chromosome 7, mChiNiv1.1, whole genome shotgun sequence):
TGCCAAATCACCTAAACTCACTGACAGCTCCTCATAGGCCAGGCCTAAAAAGCCTGCCCTCAGAGCATGTAACTCCCCAAATCCAGGGTTTCTCCTCCTCTCTGGCACTGGGAGAATTAGTGATACTGTCCTCCAGCGTCCTGGGTCTGACCCTGGACTGCTGCTCCAAgatcccgcccctcccccacgtTTGTTTGCTGCAGGGCCGGAGAGTCTTGGGGGGGATAGAGAAATTAcggatggggataaggggaagGGTGAGCAGAGATAGGAAGCTGAGGTACAAAGGGGGCACACAGTCCCAGTCCTGATCCTCAGTTCAGCGCCCCCAGGAAGAAGGTGGATGGAAGCTGGACTCGTAAGCAAATTCCACACAAGTGAGAACTAAGGCAACAATTCTACCAAGGGGACCTGGAGGTGCCTGTGTAAATAGTAGGCAAAGTCCATGCAAATCAGCACACTGAGCGGGACCAAACTGAGGTACAGTGAGCATTTGGGGGGCTCACCTACCCTCACCTCTCACAAGGTTGATGGCCGGAAGCTCGACCCACTGGCAGGAGGGTGTCCTCTGTGGGAGCACTCACCTTTTGGGAccaccttctgcttctgctgccgcTTGGAATGGGCATCCTGCCAGTTGGTCAGCTGCCGGAGGACGTACTTCATGTCCAGGCGGGAAGGGCCCAGGCCACTGGCCTGCAGGGCGGAGGCCACCACATTCATCCTTGTGGCCTCGTCCACCTCTGGTTCCACTTCCTCCCAGGCCTCGGTCTCCTCAGACACCCGGTCTGCCTCGTCCGCCAGCCCTTCCTCGGCCGTCCCCACCTCTTCTATGGCCCCCAggtcctcctcaggcaccagctCCTCTGGAGCCTCGAAATCTTCAGGTGGCTTGAGATCTTGCGGCGGTGGGGGTGGTGGCACCGCCCCCTGCTCCTGCTCTCGCTCCTCCTTGCAGCGGATGTCACATCTAGGCAGGGACATGTGAGGGTTTTCCCACACCTGTCAGCCATGCTGGAGTTCCTGGCCCTTACTCCTCTCCCTCCAATCAGGGGCTTCTGAGGAGGACATCCCAACCTGACCCCTACCCCTTAGCTCTCTGAGTTCTACAGACCCTCAAGGTCCTCCCCAGCTCTGTCCCAGCCAGGAGTGAGGGGAAGGAGAATCATCCTCAATGTACCCAGTACCCAGCCCGTGCCACTTAGCAAGAAGAAGCAGGGTCATCAATACCAAACAGGTTCCATCTCTTGTCCACTTCCCACCCTCCTGTTTAGAAAAGAGCAATGGGGATATTTCGACCCAGGGCCAGTTGTCATAGAAACGAATTCACATGGGTCAGTTGACTTGCCCAACCAAGGACACAAAGGAGCCCCAGGTGTCAAGGGCTGGTCCATTCATCTCTCAGGCCACGGTCaggtgaaggaaagaaaagccttGGCCTCTACATAGAGTAGCCTAAATCAAAGTGGCCACCTAGGTGTCGTCTGAATGGAAAGGACAGCCTATTTCCAAAACAACTTTCAGATGAGTAGCCCCAGGACACGCCTTCGCAGAGTTTCCTGGTCACAGAACCAGCATTCTGCTGTTGTCTGGCTGCTGCAATGTGAAGACAGATGATGGGGAGCCCTTAGCCAGGTTACCCCAGGTTTTATGTCTCCCCCACAGCCACCCTGTAAGCCCTTAACAGAGAGTAGGGCCTTCAGTGGACTGAGGAAGCTCACGTTGCAAAGTTCCTGGGGCACAAACATATTGAAAGGTCACAGGAAGCCAGGCGTGGAGGGACATTAAATCTcagtactgggaaggcagaggcaggcagatctcgaagttcaaggccagcctggtctatggtgtgagttccaggacacccagggatacacagaaaaacacggtctcaaaaggacaaaagaaagaagTCTCCGGTAGAAATGACCAATCCAACACAGAGTCCAAAGAGGGAGGGGCTAGGCAGTGTGAGTGGAGCAGGATGAATACCCAAAGAGAGGTCAGAGCATGAGGGTCAACCATGCCCCACTCAGAGAAAGTAGTTGCCACTGGGTGAACAAAGTGAGCAGAGCTGAAGCAAGCCCGAGGATCCCAGTCACATACCTCTCCATGAAATAGGCAGGGTCAGTGATGATCTTCCTTAGAGAAGTGCGGAGCTCCTCAGCCAGCGTTTCTGGGAAACTAGGAAGCGCGTCCTATAACAGAGATGAGTGGAGCCGTTCCACCCCCACACTCACAGGGAAAAATCTGAGGGCAGAAACCAGGCAGCAGCAGGTCTGGTTTGATCGCGAGATCAAAGGGACATCCTCACCAGAGGCACACTGTATCCATAGTGGGCGACAGAAGTCGTGGGCACCGAGGAACGCTGGCGCTGGTTCTTCCCATCCTCCTGGCGATCGCGAAACCTGCTCCCATAATCCTGCACGTGGGAGCCCGCGCGAAAGCTCTGCGAGGATCCAGGGGTCCCCAGTCAGACACTCCGCCTGCTCTCGCCTTAGCGCCCCGCCCCCGCTTCCcggcacaccccccccccccacgctcTGAATCCAAACAGTGAGATTCAGGGTAACCCTGAACAAGACCCATTTGGGTCTCAAATGAGCTGCTACCCGCTGAGCCACAAGCCAGTCAGGGTGGGTGGCAGAAAGGTTCTGTCTTCTGTGGAGATTCAAGCAATCCCCAGGGGCCTGCATCCCTGATCAGGGGACACATGGAACCTCACCTCTGGGTGGACTCCCTTCTCCAAAGCCAGCTGCTGCTGCAGTTTCTCTGTCTGGGCTCCATACTGGAAGCAATAAGGATGTATGAGACCCCACAAGACCTCCCACTCCCGGGCTTCCTGCCCAAACAGGCGTCCCACATCAGAGTCTTTGACAGTCCTTTTAGGAGGAGGTCACATGGGACGGGCGTCCTAAAGTGCAGGTCATTCAGCTTGGCACCGGGAAGAGTTGTGGGATCCCGTGGACTCGGCTAGGGACATGACTGGGCAAGATGAATGGCTCTCTAACTAACCTCTGCTAACTCTGATGCCCACACAGGTTAGACCTCTGGGCCTGGCAGAGCagggggaggaggctggggtcCCATGCAGCCTCGATAAGGGAGAGGGGCTCCCAAGGTGCAGCTTACCGACTGACAACGCTGTTGTAGCTTGGTGATCTCAGCCTGCAGCTGGGTGATCTCCTTCTGCTGCCGCTCATAGCCCTCCAACCTCAGGACCAGCACCTCCGAGAGCTCTGCCATCTGCTGGCTGGCTTCAGCTACAGGACAAGCACAGATCAGCCTCGGCTCTGGCCCGCCCCTCGGGGGTCAGAGGGGGCTTTGACATTCTTTGTTCAGGTCTTCTTGTCCAGGAACAGCTTATCAACACACAGATCCCAGCCCATACCAAGCTCCGGGACAGTGGAGACAGTCAACTGGGAAAAGGAACTCAGGATATCAGATAGTACGGGCTAAGATAgaaccaatgtgtgtgtgtgtgggggggggacacAGCAGTAGAGAAAATGACGTCATAGGTGGAAGGACCATCAACCTGTGCTGCAAAGCCTGGGAAGGGTTCTGGAAGGAGCCACCGACTAAGTAAGCCCCACCATACAAAGAGGAAGCTGGAGAGTGTGGGCAGCAAGAGATGCTGGGGTAGTGAGCAGAGGACCTTATCACacaggtggggggaggggtcgAGATTATCATTTGACCAATGGGAAGACGGAACCTGATTCGGTTTCAGAAAACTCATCCAGGCTGTAGGAAAAGGGGCCTGGATGGGCAGAGAGACCCTATTGTGCATTATGAGATGTCAGGGGCTAGAGACATTGAGACTTGAGAGCCGTGGAATGCAGGGGGAAGGAAGGCCAGGGATGACGTGGGCAAACAGCAGAAGCAGACAGCTACCCTTCTGAGTCTGCATCTCAGCAAGTAGACTTGAGGGCCTGGGGACGGACCAAGCCCAGGCTGGTGCTGGGCACAGCTCAGACCCAATATGTGACTTTGAACGCCTCCAGCCCTAAATGTCCAGACTCTGGCAGCTGCTGGCTCTCTCCCTGCTGTCCCATCCATCTTCCCAGCTTGTATTGTCCCAAATAATAGACTTTAAGGACCCCTGTGGCTTCTGCCGATCTCTCTACACAAAGCACTTCCTCAGCTcagctcattctctctctctctctctctctctctctctctgtgtgtgtgtgtgtgtgtgtgtttgtgtgtctctctctcttcaaagtCTTCAACATCTGACTCTGCTCTGACtgctgagcgctgggattacaggtgtgcaccgccacgcTCGGTGACCTCATAAAGCCTGAGATGACGGGTCAGCAAGCCACGGTCATTAATCCTCATTCTAAAGAGGAACGTTCAGAAAAGCCAAGGAATCTGTCTGTACTTACACAGCTGCAAAGTCCCAGAGCCGAGACCTCAGCTCAGCTCTCCAGTCTCCAAACCCTGAATTCTTCCCACCACCCCTCCAGGCCCGTGCTCCATCCCGAATTACAGCGCCACGTACAAAACTGCTCCACGCATTCCAGGATGAGCATCTGCTCCTCGTCTTCCAGGTTGTCAAGGTGAGAGgcctggaggaagggaaagaggaaggggccAGGCTGTCACCACCCCCAGCCAAAGGGCGTGCCTTCCTCCCTGTCCTCACCTCCTCTCGCAGGTGGTCATTCTCCTTCTCCAGTCGCCTCAACTTCTGCTGCAGAGCTTCCAGCTGTGGGCAGCGGTGCTGTGACTCCATCTTAGGGGGCCTGGCAACAGGGCGACGAGGGTCAGCATGGGGTGGAGGGTGGTGGATCCCAGGAACCATGGCTTCCCCATAGTGGATAAGGGTGGCAGTGTCAGCAAGTTCCAACAGCTCTCCTGGCAGGCTCACTACCCACGTCCCTGCTCACAAATGAAcaactgaagctcagagaaggGATGGTCCAGGCACAAAGGCAGGACACGTACGGCTTGGGGGCACCGTAAGGATGATCATGCTGTTGGTCTTGATCCCGCTGTCCTTcgtgctcctcctcttccccctcttcctcttcttcctcctcttcatcctcctcctcgtCGTCGGAGTCCGAGTAGAGCTGAAGGAGGTCATCTCGCAGGTTCACCTGCTTCCGGAGATGCAAAAtctaggggaggagagagaagccaCTGGAGGGTGAGCACGAAGGCATATAACAGGTGCTAGTTTGGGGAAGGGAACACACTGACCCCTGCCCTTCTCCCTTAGGTGCCCAAATTACCTCCTCCCTGGCTGAGCCCAGCATGGTTTCCAGCTTGTTATTCTCCTCCATCAAAGCACTGTTCTGTTTCACCAGGGACTGGCCAATGCGAGCAGCTGTGTTCAGGTCCCGTTCTTTCTGCAAAAGGAGAGCCAGCCATTCATACTTTCCCAGTTTCTGGGACCTCCCAAACAGGAGGGAGGAACCAGGGCTAGGACACAGGAAGAAAGCTTCCCCAACACCCAGTAGTCCAGGTACTAGATCACAGACTACTAACCAATTCTGGGGTCTGACTCGATTTCCCATCATGGGGTAAAGAATAAGATCAGTCCAGATTGCCCCCCTGGAAGCTAATGCATTCCTGGAGATGGGTCCTCAAGTTGGCCCCCAGGCAAGCAGAAAACAGATAAAATCCCTAAATCCTGCAGGGCAGAGTTAAAAGGAGGGCCGATCTGGGTGAGGAAGGCAGTACCCACCTCTTCCAGCAAATATAGCATCACTTTGACATCATCTTCAGTGATTTTCTTCGTGGGAGGTGGGTTAGGACACAGTGCTGCAGGAGGAAAGGCTTGCGTGGGTCAGAGAAAGGAGCCAAGGCTGCCCACAGCCCACTGCGACCCTCACACCAAAGGTCATAGAGCCAGGAGACTGAGATCCATCCGGCCCTAGCACCCTCTCTGCACAGCTCCGGATCTCAGAGCTCCTGCTTCCTCTGGAGGGGCCTGGATGCTGTAAGAGCAAAACCATCCTCTAGGTTCAGGAACTGGAATCCTAGGACCCCTGGGTCCTTGGTCCCCAGATATAGGAAGTCAGGGGAAATACAGCTTCAAACTGACGATTCATCATGCCTGACCCAATCGGCAGCGAAGCCAGCTCACTGGAGCCTCCTCGGTCATAAAAACATATGCAATTTAGTCACCTTACACCTGTTGCTTGTGACAAGAGGGCCAACGAGACTTCTTCAGCACCCAGAAGGGGGCACCAAAGCCTAAAATTGTCCCCGCCCAGAAGAGGAGGAACAGAAGCCCAGTGCCCCGCCCACTCCTCCCGCCTCAGCCCAGCTCCGGGGAAAACACGACCCAGACCCCTGCAGCCACTTAGTGGTCAAAAGCTCCCTCTCCACCCACCCACGCATGCTGGTTCCACGAGCTAGCGCAGGCTCAGAGCGCGACCAGCAGCTCCCTCCGGCAGCCCCCGCCCCTCTGCTGGCACTGCGGTAGATGGGGAGGGGGCACTGAGAGTGCGCAGATCTGCCGCAGCAACAGGCGCGAAGAGGGGGCGAGGAGCGCGCAAGCCCTGAACCTGACGCACACACAAAATTCGTGGAACCcgaaagggaggaagagatggggaaagggagACTAAATAGGTACCGCGGACAGAGGTCTCGCGGGGTGGTGGAAAGGTGGGAGTGAGCGCCACAAGGGGGCGGGGCTCCTGAGTCGTgggccccttcctcctccccagagATGCCCGAGTAGCAGCCAGTGCAGGATCCCATAGATTCAGTTTACCTTCCTGCAGCTCTCGAATAAACGCGGCGCGCTCAGGGCCCGACACGCCAGGCCTCCGGCCGATGTACGCGGCTGGCGTCTTCCAGATTCCCTCAGCTTTTCCAGTGCCCAGGCCAGTGGCCCGGGGACCATAAGGCCCCTGGAATACATAACGGGTCCATGGCGCGTCCGAATTACCGATAATCATGGACCGACAAAATCTTCCTGTCTTGGTTCGGGATCCTGGAGCTCGCTGTCCGGACCCGGTTCCCTGCGCAGGAGCAGGTTTGGGCTCCGCCGAGGGCTCCGGGGCCGGACTGGCTGCAGGTTGGGTCTCGGGGGTCCCTGCTGCTGGGTCCCCAGACCCCGTCCCTTCCCCCGCACTGTTCTGCACCTGTTCCTTGGGGCGCATCTTGACTCCGCAGTGGGCAGCCGCAGCCGAGCCTTTATAACCTGCGCCCGGAGCGGGCTCCACTGGGCTGTACCACGAGTGATGCTGGGGGACACCGAAGATCAATTAGTGCTGCCGAGGACTCAGAATCGTGCGAGAGTGCAGCAAGTGGTGATGGAAGCAGAAAtaaagaacaagaagaggaaagaaagagatgagcGAGTGCCAAATTGGTTCTGCAGGATCGAGTTCACGGTGAAAGGCTTTTGTCCCCCTTCCATCTTCTGATAATGGTTCTGTCCAAAGCCGCCGCTTTCCCTGGACTTGGGCTGAGGGACCCCGAGCTTCTTGTCTAGAAgcagccccccctccccgcccccaccccgtgCGCTCCCGCCCCCCGGACTTCCAGCTTGTGCCTTTTCTGTTGTCATACACAACGTTGTATAAAGGCCGAGGTGACTTGCGAGGCGGGGCAGTACGCCTGTGTCTTCCCAGGTGGATTAAGCGAGAAATGCAAACTCCTCCAATATGGTTTTCAACGTGTTGCGTGTCACCCACAGGTCCTCGCGCGCTCACACTCCCGCACTCGCCCCTGGACGTCTTCCATCTTAGGGCATTCACTCCTGGTTCTTTATTTCCAACCCTAATTCGCAGGGCCTGCCATCCTTGTTCTTCAGACTTTCCAGAAACGGCATCTTCTGAGGAGATCCCGCTTAAATGTTTTGCTGTGACCGCTCTTCCAGGACCTCTCGCCACCTACgccccccacccctctccccaaaGCATCCATCATCCCGAGGTCTGAAAGGACCGATGTCAGTCAAGACCCGTCCTCTTCAGCCCACGGATGGTGTGCTCCCCAAAAAACTGGATACCTTAGAAGGCTGCTCTAAGGCCAGAATGAAGTGGGGTAATGGTGGGAGCCAAGCAGGGCAGTAGCCATTTCTATGCGTTTAGACTGGAAGACAGGCTAAAAGGAAATGGGTGGCTTGTAGATTAAGGTCTCAAAATCATTTTTGATGTCCTCCATTCTTCTCCACCGTCCTCTAGTTGCCAAGCCTACTGACTttacctcgtgtgtgtgtgtgtgtgtgtgtgtgtgtgtgtgtgtgtatgcctcccgagtgctggcccACCGCGTCcagattattttaagtttttgtatGTGGTGTATGAACGTGTCCATATCTGTGGGCGGAAATCAGTGGTCAACAGTAGGTGTTGCCTATCGTTTTCCACCTcattttttgacacaaggtctctcactgaagctttGACTAGACTGTCTAGCTAGTGTGCCCCAGGCATCCACTTAACTTTCCACCCTCAACCCTGGGGTTTATAGACAGGTATCTTCCTGTGGGTGCCAACGATCCAAACACAGGCCCTTGTGCTTACACAATAGTTTgcctttgagccatctccccagctccctatAGATTgtcttgttttgtgtgtatggctgttttgcctgcttgtagtctgtgtaccacttgcatgcctgctgtccacagatgccagaagagggcatcagatccccctagaactggaattacagatggctgtgacctGGGTGGAGAAACCCAGGTCCTATAGAAGAGCAGCCTGGACTCTCAACCAGAGTCAtctcctcagctgctcttcattttcttttggatttgagagagggtctcactgtgttgtctAGGTTAGCTTAAAATTCACTATgtgggtctggagaaatggctcagcagttaagagcacccggctgctcttcaagaggatctgggttcaattcccagcacccacatagcagctcacaactgtctgtaactccaatgccAGGGAATCCTTcacatcaatgtacataaaataaatttaaataaattatttttaaaattcactatgtttgctcagcaaaa
Coding sequences:
- the Hap1 gene encoding huntingtin-associated protein 1 isoform X3 is translated as MRPKEQGPYGPRATGLGTGKAEGIWKTPAAYIGRRPGVSGPERAAFIRELQEALCPNPPPTKKITEDDVKVMLYLLEEKERDLNTAARIGQSLVKQNSALMEENNKLETMLGSAREEILHLRKQVNLRDDLLQLYSDSDDEEEDEEEEEEEEGEEEEHEGQRDQDQQHDHPYGAPKPPPKMESQHRCPQLEALQQKLRRLEKENDHLREEASHLDNLEDEEQMLILECVEQFSEASQQMAELSEVLVLRLEGYERQQKEITQLQAEITKLQQRCQSYGAQTEKLQQQLALEKGVHPESFRAGSHVQDYGSRFRDRQEDGKNQRQRSSVPTTSVAHYGYSVPLDALPSFPETLAEELRTSLRKIITDPAYFMERCDIRCKEEREQEQGAVPPPPPPQDLKPPEDFEAPEELVPEEDLGAIEEVGTAEEGLADEADRVSEETEAWEEVEPEVDEATRMNVVASALQASGLGPSRLDMKYVLRQLTNWQDAHSKRQQKQKVVPKGECSHRGHPPASGSSFRPSTL
- the Hap1 gene encoding huntingtin-associated protein 1 isoform X1 is translated as MRPKEQVQNSAGEGTGSGDPAAGTPETQPAASPAPEPSAEPKPAPAQGTGSGQRAPGSRTKTGRFCRSMIIGNSDAPWTRYVFQGPYGPRATGLGTGKAEGIWKTPAAYIGRRPGVSGPERAAFIRELQEALCPNPPPTKKITEDDVKVMLYLLEEKERDLNTAARIGQSLVKQNSALMEENNKLETMLGSAREEILHLRKQVNLRDDLLQLYSDSDDEEEDEEEEEEEEGEEEEHEGQRDQDQQHDHPYGAPKPPPKMESQHRCPQLEALQQKLRRLEKENDHLREEASHLDNLEDEEQMLILECVEQFSEASQQMAELSEVLVLRLEGYERQQKEITQLQAEITKLQQRCQSYGAQTEKLQQQLALEKGVHPESFRAGSHVQDYGSRFRDRQEDGKNQRQRSSVPTTSVAHYGYSVPLDALPSFPETLAEELRTSLRKIITDPAYFMERCDIRCKEEREQEQGAVPPPPPPQDLKPPEDFEAPEELVPEEDLGAIEEVGTAEEGLADEADRVSEETEAWEEVEPEVDEATRMNVVASALQASGLGPSRLDMKYVLRQLTNWQDAHSKRQQKQKVVPKGECSHRGHPPASGSSFRPSTL
- the Hap1 gene encoding huntingtin-associated protein 1 isoform X2 translates to MRPKEQVQNSAGEGTGSGDPAAGTPETQPAASPAPEPSAEPKPAPAQGTGSGQRAPGSRTKTGRFCRSMIIGNSDAPWTRYVFQGPYGPRATGLGTGKAEGIWKTPAAYIGRRPGVSGPERAAFIRELQEALCPNPPPTKKITEDDVKVMLYLLEEKERDLNTAARIGQSLVKQNSALMEENNKLETMLGSAREEILHLRKQVNLRDDLLQLYSDSDDEEEDEEEEEEEEGEEEEHEGQRDQDQQHDHPYGAPKPPPKMESQHRCPQLEALQQKLRRLEKENDHLREEASHLDNLEDEEQMLILECVEQFSEASQQMAELSEVLVLRLEGYERQQKEITQLQAEITKLQQRCQSYGAQTEKLQQQLALEKGVHPESFRAGSHVQDYGSRFRDRQEDGKNQRQRSSVPTTSVAHYGYSVPLDALPSFPETLAEELRTSLRKIITDPAYFMERCDIRCKEEREQEQGAVPPPPPPQDLKPPEDFEAPEELVPEEDLGAIEEVGTAEEGLADEADRVSEETEAWEEVEPEVDEATRMNVVASALQASGLGPSRLDMKYVLRQLTNWQDAHSKRQQKQKVVPKGFAVSQQPAEAPQTA